A DNA window from Oncorhynchus tshawytscha isolate Ot180627B linkage group LG13, Otsh_v2.0, whole genome shotgun sequence contains the following coding sequences:
- the LOC112266619 gene encoding protein C1orf43 isoform X2 — MAACFFAQVFVLLFIFVKRQIMRFAMRSRRGPHAPIGHNAPKGLREEIDARLSKVQEIRFEPRLLSEEDDRLKHGTQFSCYNYLYRMKALDAIRDSGIPLQEMGRNPNAITGRSFRNWLLDLRNSHSLIKSSRSTLIDNLLEGYDSARHGTGVFGEEEYMKYQDALNELADVVKAYSSTTSLDQHHQSAAKDLTGSPARSTPPTIQVTYLPSTSQRSKRPKHFLELKSFKDNYNTLESTL, encoded by the exons ATGGCAGCCTG TTTTTTTGCACAGGTGTTTGTATTGCTATTTATCTTCGTCAAGAGGCAGATCATGCGTTTTGCTATGAGGTCCCGCAGAGGACCCCATGCCCCTATTGGACACAATGCACCCAAG GGTTTGCGGGAAGAGATTGACGCACGTCTGTCCAAGGTTCAGGAAATCCGCTTCGAGCCGCGTCTGCTCTCTGAGGAGGATGATAGGCTGAAGCACGGGACACAGTTCA GTTGCTACAACTACCTGTACAGGATGAAGGCTCTAGATGCCATTCGGGACTCGG GGATCCCGCTGCAGGAGATGGGCCGCAACCCGAACGCCATCACAGGACGCAGTTTCCGCAACTGGCTGCTGGATCTGCGTAACTCCCACTCTCTGATCAAGAGCAGCCGTAGCACCCTCATTGACAACCTGTTGGAGGGATATGACAGTGCACGTCATGGCACAGGG GTATTTGGGGAAGAGGAATATATGAAATACCAGGATGCTCTGAATGAACTGGCTGATGT tGTGAAAGCCTACTCCAGCACCACCAGTCTGGACCAGCATCACCAGTCAGCAGCCAAGGACCTGACCGGTTCCCCAGCCCGCAGCACCCCCCCCACCATCCAAGTTACCTACCTGCCCTCTACCAGCCAGCGCAGCAAGAGGCCAAAACACTTCCTGGAGCTCAAGAGCTTCAAGgacaactacaacacactggagagcaccctgtga
- the LOC112266619 gene encoding protein C1orf43 isoform X1, whose protein sequence is MAESPLSGVNVVLVMAYGSLVFVLLFIFVKRQIMRFAMRSRRGPHAPIGHNAPKGLREEIDARLSKVQEIRFEPRLLSEEDDRLKHGTQFSCYNYLYRMKALDAIRDSGIPLQEMGRNPNAITGRSFRNWLLDLRNSHSLIKSSRSTLIDNLLEGYDSARHGTGVFGEEEYMKYQDALNELADVVKAYSSTTSLDQHHQSAAKDLTGSPARSTPPTIQVTYLPSTSQRSKRPKHFLELKSFKDNYNTLESTL, encoded by the exons ATGGCCGAGTCACCTTTGTCGGGTGTGAATGTAGTGCTAGTTATGGCATATGGCAGCCTG GTGTTTGTATTGCTATTTATCTTCGTCAAGAGGCAGATCATGCGTTTTGCTATGAGGTCCCGCAGAGGACCCCATGCCCCTATTGGACACAATGCACCCAAG GGTTTGCGGGAAGAGATTGACGCACGTCTGTCCAAGGTTCAGGAAATCCGCTTCGAGCCGCGTCTGCTCTCTGAGGAGGATGATAGGCTGAAGCACGGGACACAGTTCA GTTGCTACAACTACCTGTACAGGATGAAGGCTCTAGATGCCATTCGGGACTCGG GGATCCCGCTGCAGGAGATGGGCCGCAACCCGAACGCCATCACAGGACGCAGTTTCCGCAACTGGCTGCTGGATCTGCGTAACTCCCACTCTCTGATCAAGAGCAGCCGTAGCACCCTCATTGACAACCTGTTGGAGGGATATGACAGTGCACGTCATGGCACAGGG GTATTTGGGGAAGAGGAATATATGAAATACCAGGATGCTCTGAATGAACTGGCTGATGT tGTGAAAGCCTACTCCAGCACCACCAGTCTGGACCAGCATCACCAGTCAGCAGCCAAGGACCTGACCGGTTCCCCAGCCCGCAGCACCCCCCCCACCATCCAAGTTACCTACCTGCCCTCTACCAGCCAGCGCAGCAAGAGGCCAAAACACTTCCTGGAGCTCAAGAGCTTCAAGgacaactacaacacactggagagcaccctgtga